The Hymenobacter sp. 5317J-9 genome has a window encoding:
- the metF gene encoding methylenetetrahydrofolate reductase [NAD(P)H], translated as MKVTDHLAQANGKTLFSFEVLPPKKGENIHTLFSNIEPLMEFKPPFIDVTYHREEYVYRHHPNGLLEKKTVRRRPGTVGICAAIKNRFDVDTVPHLICGGFTKEETENALIDLHFLGIDSILALRGDPIKSEGVFKPEPDGHAYACDLIGQVANLNKGEYLDQEQDEAWATDFCIGTAGYPEKHFEAPNYNADIRYLRHKVDRGADYIVTQMFFDNEEFFRFEKLCRAAGINVPIIPGLKPLTTKNQLSMLPRSFYLNLPEPLVEAVSQCRDNEAVRTVGIEWCLNQSRELMAHGVPCLHYYSMGKAESIRRVAKELF; from the coding sequence ATGAAAGTTACCGACCACCTCGCCCAGGCCAACGGCAAAACCCTCTTCTCGTTTGAGGTGCTGCCGCCCAAAAAGGGTGAAAACATCCACACGCTGTTCTCGAACATCGAGCCGCTGATGGAGTTCAAGCCGCCGTTCATCGACGTGACCTACCACCGCGAGGAGTATGTGTACCGCCACCACCCCAACGGCCTGCTGGAGAAGAAAACCGTGCGCCGCCGCCCCGGCACCGTGGGCATTTGCGCGGCCATCAAAAACCGGTTTGATGTGGACACCGTGCCCCACCTCATCTGCGGCGGCTTCACGAAGGAGGAAACCGAGAACGCGCTGATTGACTTACACTTCCTGGGCATCGATTCCATTCTGGCCTTGCGCGGCGACCCCATCAAGAGCGAAGGCGTGTTCAAGCCCGAGCCCGACGGGCACGCCTACGCCTGCGACCTCATCGGCCAGGTGGCCAACCTGAACAAGGGCGAATACCTCGACCAGGAGCAGGACGAGGCCTGGGCCACCGACTTCTGCATCGGCACGGCCGGCTACCCCGAAAAGCACTTCGAAGCGCCCAATTACAACGCCGACATTCGCTACCTGCGCCACAAGGTGGACCGCGGCGCCGACTACATCGTGACCCAGATGTTTTTCGACAACGAGGAGTTTTTCCGCTTCGAGAAACTGTGCCGGGCGGCGGGCATCAACGTGCCCATCATTCCGGGGCTGAAGCCGCTTACCACCAAAAACCAGCTCTCGATGCTGCCCCGCTCCTTCTACCTCAACCTGCCCGAGCCGCTGGTGGAAGCCGTGAGCCAGTGCCGCGACAACGAAGCCGTGCGCACCGTGGGCATCGAGTGGTGCCTCAACCAGAGCCGCGAGCTGATGGCCCACGGCGTGCCCTGCCTGCACTACTACTCCATGGGCAAGGCCGAAAGCATCCGGCGCGTGGCCAAGGAGCTGTTTTGA